The Catalinimonas alkaloidigena genome has a segment encoding these proteins:
- a CDS encoding DUF4625 domain-containing protein has product MNNTPMMMVRYFACLLLLVLLGSCGGDPLPSGPDVTAPTITLQSSTPALTEDSVCGNWSDHVLRTYTGQELILELAFTDDRDLSQCKIDIHHNFDCHTHGGRVIAPPAVAPPQKQGTELLSPLSLLAETWSEFRIKEVSGMQQTWEEVFAVPQNAAVGNYHLMVQGLDAAGNEAEFLEFDLQVRNAQDSLPPSLTLTQPASDTTQAKRGEVLPLVGLIQDDAPLGGGHYELYYYDPAGTEFTALQHFFPEDQGTEFTLETEFTLPTFGSTGLYRFVMKLFDRANNESQVIFWVDVQG; this is encoded by the coding sequence ATGAATAATACGCCGATGATGATGGTACGCTATTTTGCTTGTTTGCTCCTGCTGGTGTTGTTGGGAAGTTGTGGCGGTGACCCCCTTCCCTCCGGTCCTGATGTGACCGCCCCGACAATCACACTGCAATCATCCACACCTGCCCTCACGGAAGACTCAGTGTGCGGCAACTGGTCAGACCATGTGCTGCGCACCTATACGGGCCAGGAGTTGATCCTGGAGTTGGCGTTTACCGACGATCGGGATCTGTCCCAGTGTAAAATCGACATTCACCATAATTTCGATTGTCATACCCACGGGGGCAGGGTAATCGCTCCCCCGGCTGTGGCGCCTCCTCAGAAACAGGGAACGGAGCTACTCTCCCCCCTGAGCCTTCTGGCGGAAACCTGGTCCGAGTTTCGGATCAAGGAAGTGAGCGGCATGCAGCAGACGTGGGAGGAAGTCTTCGCCGTTCCCCAGAACGCCGCCGTCGGCAATTACCACCTGATGGTACAAGGCCTGGATGCCGCCGGCAACGAAGCCGAATTCCTGGAATTCGATCTCCAGGTCCGCAATGCCCAGGATTCGCTGCCTCCCTCCCTCACACTTACCCAACCCGCCAGCGACACCACGCAGGCCAAACGCGGCGAAGTGCTGCCGCTGGTCGGTCTGATTCAGGACGATGCCCCGCTGGGCGGGGGTCATTACGAGCTCTATTACTACGATCCGGCAGGAACGGAATTTACCGCGCTCCAGCACTTTTTTCCGGAAGATCAGGGGACGGAGTTTACCCTGGAAACTGAATTTACGCTGCCGACCTTCGG
- a CDS encoding T9SS type A sorting domain-containing protein, with protein MHIIRFITLGVLVGLPGLAWGQIRDTLQNLRPGGPLPPYATEYQGTDQWGYWTGQNHLYREEFAEKYDLPGGGQVVGVISYHTGVWASPDTLCDFRVYDVVTEAQPPYRKPRLPGTLLGEASRYHSELDLTGGSTVTWFDEPVTVPDSFFVSFNLRDYAHGGFEGDTLALLHGPPGSRAPADAPRFGRNAVRRHNHGGADWVDFYSQNFTNLLTHFTLYPIVEYTTTDLADDREMSAPLQLLPVSPQPARQEARIRFRLARPGWVAVRVLDVHGRPVKSLPSQWHGAGEGEMRVSVRDLSTGTYLCVLETPELSIAQRLMVH; from the coding sequence ATGCACATCATTCGTTTCATTACCCTGGGAGTGCTGGTGGGGCTGCCGGGGTTGGCCTGGGGACAGATCCGTGATACGCTCCAGAACCTGCGGCCGGGAGGGCCTTTGCCCCCGTATGCCACCGAGTACCAGGGAACCGATCAGTGGGGCTACTGGACCGGACAGAATCACCTCTACCGGGAAGAGTTCGCCGAAAAATACGACCTGCCCGGCGGGGGACAGGTCGTCGGGGTCATCAGCTACCACACCGGCGTCTGGGCATCGCCCGATACCCTCTGTGATTTCCGGGTGTACGACGTCGTCACCGAAGCGCAACCTCCCTACCGCAAGCCCCGGCTGCCGGGCACATTGCTGGGAGAAGCCTCACGCTACCACAGCGAACTGGACCTGACGGGCGGTTCGACCGTCACCTGGTTTGACGAGCCGGTAACGGTTCCAGATTCCTTTTTTGTATCGTTCAACCTGCGCGACTACGCCCACGGGGGCTTTGAAGGGGACACGCTCGCGCTGCTGCACGGTCCTCCGGGAAGCCGAGCCCCTGCCGACGCCCCCCGCTTCGGTCGCAACGCGGTGCGCCGCCACAACCACGGCGGGGCCGACTGGGTAGATTTCTACAGCCAGAACTTTACCAACCTCCTGACCCACTTTACGCTCTATCCCATCGTGGAATACACGACGACCGACCTCGCAGACGACAGGGAAATGTCCGCTCCCCTGCAACTGTTGCCGGTCAGTCCCCAGCCCGCCCGCCAGGAAGCCCGGATTCGGTTTCGACTCGCCCGGCCGGGGTGGGTTGCCGTGCGCGTGTTGGATGTGCACGGACGTCCGGTCAAGTCGCTTCCGTCCCAATGGCATGGGGCCGGCGAAGGGGAGATGCGGGTTTCCGTACGGGATCTTTCGACGGGCACCTACCTCTGCGTGCTGGAAACACCGGAGCTCAGCATCGCCCAGCGCCTGATGGTACACTGA
- a CDS encoding YCF48-related protein produces MFRILRYSSQLFLLCFLTPGWLLAQSRWSYQLGEELTQYPYGVMPLSQDTILAFTLGNVLRTTDGGASWTVKRIGLEEGFITTGSFLDKQTGWAVADGGYVLKTADAGDTWTILDTLERFYRPNTVHFWDESHGILAGLKSSYDSAAVMQTQDGGQSWQEVWNLPVSSFSTNPDIVFPDDTTGYMTVSEEGLWKTLDAGATWTPVMLPAEANLAKVSFVSADTGYVSGAGNLLLHTVDGGASWTPLVSGFAEDAIITGLHFLDADRGWIVSQTGQVHATTDGGDTWTPQVMPGSGYVYVSDLVFTPDGAVGAYPAYPYELMVTTDGGATWNNILQGVRADLYDIARAEEDTLYAVGEEGTLLRSVDGENWLPQTSGVEVNLRGVAFGGGTGWAVGDSATVLTLSQAGSWQTQATPLATMVHLHDIAAMDAMHAWAVGTAGTILHYDGTTWTEQTTPVTTTLHAVTFADAMSGWAVGDSGVVLSTTDGGQVWNLMPTGVLASLYGVHFPTPEVGYAVGARDYILKTQDGGQTWYRQTIPAMYVTTFRGVAFTSPHRGWIVGNSGNMLYTTDGGHHWQAEPKVISLTLRGALFDDLNRGWAVGNTGSVFSFSDQADGSNDTTPERPALSYEPTADTLRNYTEDLTLEAAPALEDRWGYLTGMSGYYDEEFAEKYYVSGPALVTHVVSHHQGVVAHPTHVAEFNVFSIDTAGYPDLKIGRQDVAFGDLDLSGAAMTTPFFEPVAVEDSFFVAFNVTDYAHGGFDGDTLAVMHTADGTRSEEDLSTVARNAMRVHSHSTRAWEDIHEATEGFQGHLALFPVVQFASPTASDPFVRHRSLTLYAPYPNPARDQLTVAFETQRPGDFTVTVVDVLGRVVHEEATTTLTAGKHRWSLPAHRWQAGWYVVRVSGVGSTLAAKVLMQ; encoded by the coding sequence ATGTTTCGAATCCTACGCTATTCTTCTCAATTGTTTTTGCTCTGTTTCCTCACTCCCGGCTGGTTACTTGCGCAGAGCCGCTGGTCGTATCAGTTGGGCGAGGAATTGACCCAGTATCCTTACGGTGTGATGCCACTCAGCCAGGATACCATTCTTGCCTTTACGCTCGGAAACGTGCTGCGCACGACTGATGGCGGCGCTTCCTGGACGGTAAAGCGGATCGGCCTGGAAGAAGGGTTCATCACCACCGGCTCCTTCTTGGATAAACAAACCGGTTGGGCGGTCGCCGACGGAGGTTATGTGCTGAAAACGGCTGATGCCGGAGATACGTGGACTATCCTGGATACGCTGGAACGCTTCTATCGCCCCAATACGGTTCATTTCTGGGACGAATCGCACGGCATCCTGGCGGGACTGAAGTCCTCGTACGACTCTGCGGCGGTGATGCAAACCCAGGATGGGGGTCAAAGCTGGCAGGAAGTATGGAATCTACCGGTTTCGTCGTTCAGTACAAATCCAGACATTGTCTTCCCCGATGATACTACCGGTTACATGACCGTAAGTGAGGAAGGTCTCTGGAAAACCCTGGATGCCGGCGCAACGTGGACACCGGTGATGTTGCCTGCCGAAGCCAATCTCGCCAAAGTCTCATTTGTGTCGGCCGATACCGGCTACGTCAGTGGGGCTGGCAACCTGTTGCTCCATACGGTGGACGGCGGGGCTAGCTGGACGCCCCTCGTTTCGGGTTTTGCTGAGGATGCGATCATCACAGGGCTCCACTTTCTTGACGCCGATCGGGGATGGATTGTCAGTCAGACCGGTCAGGTTCATGCCACGACCGACGGGGGGGACACCTGGACGCCACAAGTTATGCCCGGATCGGGGTATGTATATGTATCTGACCTCGTTTTTACGCCTGATGGTGCGGTCGGTGCTTACCCGGCGTATCCTTATGAACTGATGGTGACCACCGACGGCGGTGCGACCTGGAACAACATCCTGCAAGGAGTCAGGGCCGATCTCTACGACATTGCCCGGGCCGAAGAAGATACGCTCTACGCAGTCGGTGAAGAGGGCACTCTGTTGCGCTCGGTCGACGGAGAAAACTGGCTGCCGCAGACGTCGGGAGTGGAGGTGAACCTGCGGGGCGTGGCCTTCGGAGGCGGCACGGGCTGGGCCGTGGGCGATTCGGCCACGGTGCTGACCCTTTCGCAGGCAGGGAGCTGGCAAACGCAAGCCACGCCGCTGGCGACGATGGTGCATCTGCATGACATTGCGGCGATGGATGCCATGCATGCCTGGGCGGTCGGTACGGCGGGAACAATACTGCATTATGACGGCACCACGTGGACAGAACAGACCACGCCGGTTACGACCACCTTACACGCGGTGACCTTTGCCGACGCGATGAGCGGCTGGGCGGTGGGTGACTCCGGGGTGGTACTCAGCACCACCGACGGCGGGCAGGTGTGGAACCTGATGCCCACCGGCGTGCTGGCTTCGCTCTACGGGGTACACTTCCCCACCCCGGAGGTGGGCTATGCCGTCGGAGCCCGCGACTACATCCTCAAGACCCAAGATGGCGGCCAGACCTGGTACCGTCAGACCATTCCTGCGATGTACGTGACTACCTTTCGCGGCGTGGCATTCACCAGTCCCCACCGCGGATGGATCGTGGGCAACAGCGGCAATATGCTCTACACCACCGACGGCGGCCACCACTGGCAGGCAGAACCGAAGGTGATTTCGTTGACACTCCGTGGCGCATTGTTCGATGATCTGAACCGGGGCTGGGCCGTCGGGAATACCGGCAGTGTGTTCAGCTTTTCGGACCAGGCCGATGGCAGCAACGACACCACGCCGGAACGGCCTGCCCTGAGCTATGAGCCCACGGCCGACACGCTGCGCAACTACACCGAAGACCTGACCCTGGAAGCGGCTCCTGCCCTTGAGGACCGGTGGGGCTACCTGACGGGCATGAGTGGTTACTACGACGAAGAGTTTGCCGAGAAGTACTACGTCAGCGGTCCGGCCCTCGTCACCCACGTGGTGAGCCATCACCAGGGCGTGGTGGCCCATCCCACCCATGTGGCCGAGTTCAACGTCTTCTCCATCGACACGGCGGGCTATCCTGATTTGAAGATCGGTCGGCAGGACGTGGCCTTTGGCGACCTGGACCTGAGCGGAGCCGCCATGACGACGCCCTTCTTCGAACCGGTAGCGGTGGAGGACTCCTTCTTCGTGGCTTTCAACGTGACCGACTACGCCCACGGGGGCTTCGACGGAGACACCCTGGCGGTGATGCACACGGCCGACGGTACCCGCTCAGAGGAGGATCTCTCTACCGTAGCACGTAACGCCATGCGGGTCCATTCCCACAGCACACGGGCCTGGGAAGACATCCACGAAGCCACCGAAGGGTTTCAGGGACACCTGGCGCTGTTCCCGGTGGTACAGTTCGCCTCCCCGACGGCGTCCGATCCGTTTGTGCGTCACCGGTCGCTGACGCTGTACGCGCCTTATCCCAATCCGGCGCGGGATCAGTTGACCGTGGCGTTCGAGACCCAACGGCCCGGCGACTTTACCGTGACGGTGGTGGACGTGCTGGGTCGGGTGGTCCATGAAGAGGCCACTACGACCCTGACTGCAGGCAAGCACCGCTGGTCGTTGCCGGCCCATCGCTGGCAGGCAGGCTGGTACGTGGTGCGGGTATCGGGGGTGGGCAGCACGCTGGCGGCTAAAGTACTCATGCAATAG